The following are from one region of the Longimicrobium sp. genome:
- a CDS encoding ABC transporter permease, with the protein MDTLLQDIRYAARTLARSPGFTLAAVATLALGIGGTTAIFTAVRAVLLAPLPFARADELVVFTEDNPRAGLENVEVAPGNFAEWRARSRSVAEWAVYDYATANLSGAGDPERLRAFAVSANLFRVLGARAAVGRTFAAGEDRPGGARVVMLSHAFWRARFGADPRIVGRAVRLDGEPYTVVGVMPAEFRFPQASDVWLPLALDAADLQDRRGHWARVVGRLRPGASPGDAAAELGAIARQLATEHPETNAGWTVDVRPVRAGLLEGFNQMLISLMAASAFVLLIACANVAGLLLARGGARRRELAVRAALGAGRGRLVRQLLTESLLLALAGGGLGVLIATWASGALEAALPATYFDFVPQFRDARVNGAVLAFAGGVSLFTGVLFGLLPALSATGRHLQPALREGGPGVARGGGRARTRAALVVGEVALALVLLTAAGFSIATGVALARRNWGFQEERLLTMRVTLPQGDYPTDTAASLFHARLLERLQALPGVRAAGLATGVPMSGEGGPVTLEVEGRPPPPPGLAPRAEYRGVSPGYFAALGVPLAAGRAFGDRDRIGSPPVAVVSADFARRAFPGENPIGRRVRVEGDGNPWREIVGVAGDISDLRTATQGKAYIYTPFLQLGQPTAFLALRTAGDPAEVTAAVRRAVAALDPGLPVYDVLTMRERVAESMFPFRVVGWLLSALGAVALVLAAVGVYGVVAYGVAQRTHEIGVRMALGAARADVLRLFAGQGLRLALAGVALGAVGALAVARGMQHGMLAGVDPSAPRVFAAVAGVLAAAAVLASYLPARRAAGVDPMVALRAE; encoded by the coding sequence ATGGACACGCTGCTGCAGGACATTCGCTACGCGGCGCGGACGCTGGCGCGCTCGCCGGGGTTCACGCTGGCGGCCGTCGCCACGCTGGCGCTCGGGATCGGGGGGACCACCGCGATCTTCACGGCGGTGCGCGCGGTGCTGCTGGCGCCCCTGCCCTTCGCGCGCGCCGACGAGCTGGTGGTCTTCACCGAGGACAACCCCCGCGCCGGGCTCGAGAACGTGGAGGTGGCGCCGGGGAACTTCGCCGAGTGGAGGGCGCGCAGCCGCTCGGTGGCCGAGTGGGCGGTCTACGACTACGCCACCGCCAACCTGAGCGGCGCGGGCGACCCCGAGCGGCTGCGCGCCTTCGCGGTCTCCGCCAACCTCTTCCGGGTGCTGGGCGCCCGTGCGGCCGTGGGCCGCACCTTCGCCGCGGGCGAGGACCGGCCCGGCGGCGCGCGCGTGGTGATGCTCAGCCACGCGTTCTGGCGCGCCCGCTTCGGCGCCGACCCGCGGATCGTGGGGCGCGCCGTGCGGCTGGACGGGGAGCCGTACACGGTGGTGGGCGTGATGCCGGCGGAGTTCCGCTTCCCCCAGGCGAGCGACGTCTGGCTCCCGCTGGCGCTGGACGCGGCCGACCTGCAGGACCGCCGCGGGCACTGGGCGCGCGTGGTGGGGCGGCTCCGCCCCGGCGCCTCGCCCGGGGACGCGGCGGCCGAGCTGGGCGCCATCGCGCGGCAGCTGGCGACGGAGCACCCGGAGACCAACGCGGGGTGGACGGTGGACGTGCGCCCGGTCCGCGCGGGGCTGCTGGAGGGCTTCAACCAGATGCTGATCTCGCTGATGGCGGCGTCGGCGTTCGTGCTGCTGATCGCCTGCGCCAACGTGGCGGGGCTGCTGCTGGCGCGCGGGGGCGCCCGGCGGCGGGAGCTGGCGGTGCGGGCGGCGCTGGGGGCCGGGCGCGGGCGGCTGGTGCGCCAGCTCCTCACCGAGAGCCTGCTGCTGGCGCTGGCCGGCGGCGGGCTGGGGGTGCTGATCGCCACCTGGGCCAGCGGCGCGCTGGAGGCCGCGCTGCCGGCGACGTACTTCGACTTCGTCCCGCAGTTCCGCGACGCGCGGGTGAACGGGGCGGTGCTGGCCTTCGCGGGCGGGGTGTCGCTCTTCACCGGCGTGCTCTTCGGGCTCCTCCCCGCGCTCTCGGCCACGGGGCGGCACCTGCAGCCGGCGCTGCGCGAGGGCGGGCCCGGGGTGGCGCGCGGGGGCGGCCGGGCGAGGACGCGCGCGGCGCTGGTGGTGGGCGAGGTGGCGCTCGCGCTGGTGCTGCTCACCGCCGCCGGGTTCAGCATCGCCACCGGCGTGGCGCTGGCGCGGCGCAACTGGGGGTTCCAGGAGGAGCGGCTCCTCACCATGCGCGTCACCCTCCCCCAGGGCGACTATCCCACCGACACGGCGGCGTCCCTCTTCCACGCGCGCCTGCTCGAGCGGCTGCAGGCGCTCCCCGGCGTGCGCGCGGCGGGCCTGGCCACCGGGGTGCCGATGTCGGGCGAGGGCGGGCCCGTGACGCTGGAGGTGGAGGGGCGCCCGCCGCCCCCGCCCGGGCTGGCGCCGCGCGCCGAGTACCGGGGCGTCTCGCCGGGGTACTTCGCCGCGCTGGGGGTGCCGCTGGCGGCGGGGCGCGCCTTCGGCGACCGCGACCGCATCGGCTCGCCCCCGGTGGCGGTGGTGAGCGCCGACTTCGCCCGGCGCGCCTTCCCCGGCGAGAACCCGATCGGCCGGCGGGTGCGGGTGGAGGGCGACGGCAACCCCTGGCGCGAGATCGTCGGCGTGGCGGGCGACATCTCCGACCTGCGCACGGCCACCCAGGGCAAGGCGTACATCTACACGCCCTTCCTCCAGCTCGGCCAGCCCACCGCCTTCCTGGCGCTGCGCACCGCGGGCGACCCGGCCGAGGTGACGGCCGCCGTGCGGCGCGCGGTGGCGGCGCTGGACCCGGGGCTTCCCGTCTACGACGTGCTCACCATGCGCGAGCGGGTCGCGGAGAGCATGTTCCCCTTCCGGGTGGTCGGCTGGCTGCTCAGCGCGCTGGGGGCGGTGGCGCTGGTGCTGGCGGCCGTGGGCGTGTACGGCGTGGTGGCGTACGGCGTGGCGCAGCGCACCCACGAGATCGGCGTGCGCATGGCGCTGGGCGCCGCGCGCGCCGACGTGCTGCGGTTGTTCGCGGGGCAGGGCCTCAGGCTGGCGCTGGCGGGGGTGGCGCTCGGCGCGGTGGGGGCGCTGGCCGTCGCCCGCGGGATGCAGCATGGCATGCTGGCGGGCGTGGACCCCTCCGCCCCGCGGGTGTTCGCGGCGGTGGCGGGGGTGCTGGCGGCGGCGGCCGTCCTGGCCAGCTACCTCCCCGCCCGCCGCGCCGCCGGCGTGGACCCGATGGTGGCGCTCCGGGCGGAGTGA
- a CDS encoding helix-turn-helix domain-containing protein — MRIVVRPLYLLHPSDELRERLAGIEGELFRLFRLADWRALRLALHRSPATAVSVVDPHDPARPGQLAAELRELLEELPSATVLAALPLGAADAEKLRTLLDWGVADVIALGREDTPAALERRIRLVQGRAVHRVLRRALPRGVPSRARALLTTAAETVAAGGQAPELAAALGVTERTVPRWCERADLPPPRRLLAWLRLLMAAELLDDPGRTVASIAQACGYANEVSLKAALRQFMGAPPTELRRRGAFETAARAFAAELFELREAARTRGKPEKTWLN; from the coding sequence ATGCGGATCGTCGTCCGGCCGTTGTACCTTCTTCACCCGAGCGACGAGCTGCGGGAGCGGCTGGCCGGGATTGAGGGGGAGCTGTTCCGGCTCTTCCGACTGGCCGACTGGCGTGCGCTGCGCCTGGCGCTGCACCGCTCCCCCGCCACGGCCGTCTCGGTGGTGGACCCGCACGACCCGGCCCGGCCGGGGCAGCTGGCCGCGGAGTTGCGCGAACTGCTGGAAGAGCTCCCCTCGGCCACGGTGCTGGCGGCGCTCCCGCTGGGCGCGGCCGACGCGGAGAAGCTGCGCACGCTGCTGGACTGGGGCGTGGCCGACGTGATCGCGCTGGGGCGCGAGGACACGCCGGCGGCCCTGGAGCGGCGCATCCGCCTGGTGCAGGGCCGCGCGGTGCACCGGGTCCTCCGCCGCGCGCTCCCCCGCGGGGTGCCCAGCCGGGCGCGCGCGCTGCTCACGACGGCGGCCGAGACGGTGGCCGCGGGGGGCCAGGCGCCCGAGCTGGCGGCGGCGCTGGGGGTCACCGAGCGCACGGTGCCGCGCTGGTGCGAGCGCGCCGACCTCCCCCCGCCGCGGCGGCTGCTGGCGTGGCTGCGCCTGCTGATGGCGGCCGAGCTGCTGGACGACCCCGGCCGCACGGTGGCCTCCATCGCGCAGGCGTGCGGCTACGCCAACGAGGTGAGCCTGAAGGCGGCGCTCCGGCAGTTCATGGGCGCCCCGCCCACGGAGCTGCGCCGCCGGGGCGCCTTCGAGACCGCCGCCCGCGCCTTCGCCGCCGAGCTGTTCGAGCTGCGCGAGGCGGCCCGGACGCGGGGGAAGCCGGAGAAGACGTGGCTGAACTGA